The Helianthus annuus cultivar XRQ/B chromosome 16, HanXRQr2.0-SUNRISE, whole genome shotgun sequence genome includes a window with the following:
- the LOC118488062 gene encoding probable galacturonosyltransferase 4 isoform X2, with translation MMNRITRITIRIRNPLLLLLLFLTIVAPFVLNPLAISLFYTYEFIPNNSTVIPKDNLNESVDGELLRKDRELTEETKGVFLIKEVTRGERQEAGDKENVKSRSNDRAMLAVEVETKQEAQKVGKRELTKTKSKKPDEHPLADTRVRYLKDQLIGGRLFLSLLATRSNSHFIKELRGRMKDVQKALGDATNDADLPKNAYNKLKAMDQTLAKGKQIHDDCTAIVRKLRAMIYSTEEQLRVYQKQALFLTHLTAKTVPKGLHCLTLRLSTEYYSINSSAQQFPNQENLDDPNLFHYALFSDNVLATAVVVNSTVTNANDPSKHVFHIVTDKLNYAAMRMWFLVNPPGKATIQVQNIDEFTWLNASYSPVLKRLASQKMIDYYYKTHKAGEPGSNLKFQNPKYLSIMNHLRFYLPEIFPKLSKVVFLDDDIVVQKDLSGLWSIDLKGKVNGAVETCGGNLFHRFDRYLNFLNPIIAKNFDPHACGWAYGMNVFDLEEWKKQNITQVYHSWQNLNNERQLWKLGTLPPGLITFWKRVYTLEKSWHVLGLGYNPSVSQKEIERAAVIHYNGNLKPWLEMGIPKFRGYWSRYVDYDQSYMRDCNMS, from the exons atgatgaataggatcacCAGGATCACGATCAGGATTAGAAACCCACTCCTACTCTTACTATTATTCCTCACAATTGTTGCCCCATTTGTTCTCAACCCTCTCGCAATTTCTTTATTTT ATACATATGAATTCATTCCTAATAATTCTACAGTT ATACCTAAGGATAATTTGAATGAATCTGTTGATGGTGAATTATTAAGGAAAGATAGAGAGCTTACTGAAG AGACAAAGGGTGTGTTTCTCATTAAGGAAGTTACTCGTGGTGAACGACAAGAAGCGGGTGACAAGGAGAATGTGAAGTCGAGGTCGAATGATCGTGCAATGTTAGCCGTTGAAGTT GAAACTAAACAAGAGGCTCAGAAAGTTGGTAAAAGGGAACTTACAAAAACAAAAAGTAAGAAACCGGATGAACATCCTTTGGCCGATACTCGCGTGCGGTATCTCAAAGACCAGTTGATTGGGGGAAgactttttctttcccttcttgCAACAAGAAGCAACTCTCATTTTATTAAAGAACTTCGGGGCCGTATGAAGGACGTTCAAAAGGCACTTGGTGATGCAACCAACGATGCAGATTTACCAAAGAA TGCATATAACAAGCTGAAGGCGATGGATCAAACATTGGCAAAAGGAAAGCAAATACATGATGATTGCACTGCCATTGTAAGAAAACTTCGTGCTATGATCTACTCAACCGAAGAACAACTACGTGTCTACCAGAAACAGGCCTTGTTTTTGACTCACTTAACTGCCAAAACTGTTCCTAAGGGCCTCCATTGTCTTACTTTACGCCTTTCAACCGAATACTATTCTATAAACTCTTCTGCACAACAATTCCCAAATCAAGAAAATCTTGACGACCCGAACCTGTTCCACTATGCATTGTTTTCGGATAATGTGTTAGCTACAGCAGTGGTTGTCAATTCAACTGTTACAAATGCCAAT GATCCTTCGAAACATGTGTTCCACATTGTTACCGACAAGCTGAATTATGCTGCAATGCGGATGTGGTTTCTTGTAAACCCACCCGGGAAGGCTACAATCCAAGTTCAGAACATCGATGAATTCACGTGGCTAAATGCGAGTTATAGCCCGGTTCTTAAACGGCTGGCTTCTCAGAAGATGATTGACTATTATTACAAAACACATAAGGCGGGCGAGCCTGGTTCAAATCTGAAGTTTCAGAACCCGAAATATCTGTCAATAATGAACCATCTTCGGTTTTACCTTCCGGAGATATTTCCGAAGCTGAGTAAAGTGGTGTTCTTGGATGATGATATAGTGGTTCAGAAGGATTTAAGTGGTCTTTGGTCTATTGATCTGAAAGGTAAGGTGAATGGTGCCGTTGAGACGTGTGGGGGAAACTTGTTCCATCGGTTTGACCGCTACCTCAACTTCTTGAATCCCATCATCGCTAAGAACTTTGACCCACATGCATGTGGATGGGCATATGGAATGAATGTATTCGATCTTGAGGAATGGAAGAAACAAAATATTACACAGGTTTATCACTCGTGGCAGAATCTG AATAACGAGAGGCAACTTTGGAAGCTGGGGACGTTGCCACCTGGTTTGATAACTTTCTGGAAACGGGTATACACGTTAGAAAAGTCATGGCATGTACTTGGGCTCGGGTACAACCCGAGTGTGAGCCAGAAGGAGATTGAACGAGCAGCAGTGATTCACTACAATGGGAATTTGAAACCGTGGCTCGAGATGGGGATACCCAAGTTTAGAGGTtactggagcaggtatgtggactaTGATCAGTCGTACATGCGGGATTGCAATATGAGTTGA
- the LOC118488062 gene encoding probable galacturonosyltransferase 4 isoform X1 — protein sequence MMNRITRITIRIRNPLLLLLLFLTIVAPFVLNPLAISLFFADTYEFIPNNSTVIPKDNLNESVDGELLRKDRELTEETKGVFLIKEVTRGERQEAGDKENVKSRSNDRAMLAVEVETKQEAQKVGKRELTKTKSKKPDEHPLADTRVRYLKDQLIGGRLFLSLLATRSNSHFIKELRGRMKDVQKALGDATNDADLPKNAYNKLKAMDQTLAKGKQIHDDCTAIVRKLRAMIYSTEEQLRVYQKQALFLTHLTAKTVPKGLHCLTLRLSTEYYSINSSAQQFPNQENLDDPNLFHYALFSDNVLATAVVVNSTVTNANDPSKHVFHIVTDKLNYAAMRMWFLVNPPGKATIQVQNIDEFTWLNASYSPVLKRLASQKMIDYYYKTHKAGEPGSNLKFQNPKYLSIMNHLRFYLPEIFPKLSKVVFLDDDIVVQKDLSGLWSIDLKGKVNGAVETCGGNLFHRFDRYLNFLNPIIAKNFDPHACGWAYGMNVFDLEEWKKQNITQVYHSWQNLNNERQLWKLGTLPPGLITFWKRVYTLEKSWHVLGLGYNPSVSQKEIERAAVIHYNGNLKPWLEMGIPKFRGYWSRYVDYDQSYMRDCNMS from the exons atgatgaataggatcacCAGGATCACGATCAGGATTAGAAACCCACTCCTACTCTTACTATTATTCCTCACAATTGTTGCCCCATTTGTTCTCAACCCTCTCGCAATTTCTTTATTTT TTGCAGATACATATGAATTCATTCCTAATAATTCTACAGTT ATACCTAAGGATAATTTGAATGAATCTGTTGATGGTGAATTATTAAGGAAAGATAGAGAGCTTACTGAAG AGACAAAGGGTGTGTTTCTCATTAAGGAAGTTACTCGTGGTGAACGACAAGAAGCGGGTGACAAGGAGAATGTGAAGTCGAGGTCGAATGATCGTGCAATGTTAGCCGTTGAAGTT GAAACTAAACAAGAGGCTCAGAAAGTTGGTAAAAGGGAACTTACAAAAACAAAAAGTAAGAAACCGGATGAACATCCTTTGGCCGATACTCGCGTGCGGTATCTCAAAGACCAGTTGATTGGGGGAAgactttttctttcccttcttgCAACAAGAAGCAACTCTCATTTTATTAAAGAACTTCGGGGCCGTATGAAGGACGTTCAAAAGGCACTTGGTGATGCAACCAACGATGCAGATTTACCAAAGAA TGCATATAACAAGCTGAAGGCGATGGATCAAACATTGGCAAAAGGAAAGCAAATACATGATGATTGCACTGCCATTGTAAGAAAACTTCGTGCTATGATCTACTCAACCGAAGAACAACTACGTGTCTACCAGAAACAGGCCTTGTTTTTGACTCACTTAACTGCCAAAACTGTTCCTAAGGGCCTCCATTGTCTTACTTTACGCCTTTCAACCGAATACTATTCTATAAACTCTTCTGCACAACAATTCCCAAATCAAGAAAATCTTGACGACCCGAACCTGTTCCACTATGCATTGTTTTCGGATAATGTGTTAGCTACAGCAGTGGTTGTCAATTCAACTGTTACAAATGCCAAT GATCCTTCGAAACATGTGTTCCACATTGTTACCGACAAGCTGAATTATGCTGCAATGCGGATGTGGTTTCTTGTAAACCCACCCGGGAAGGCTACAATCCAAGTTCAGAACATCGATGAATTCACGTGGCTAAATGCGAGTTATAGCCCGGTTCTTAAACGGCTGGCTTCTCAGAAGATGATTGACTATTATTACAAAACACATAAGGCGGGCGAGCCTGGTTCAAATCTGAAGTTTCAGAACCCGAAATATCTGTCAATAATGAACCATCTTCGGTTTTACCTTCCGGAGATATTTCCGAAGCTGAGTAAAGTGGTGTTCTTGGATGATGATATAGTGGTTCAGAAGGATTTAAGTGGTCTTTGGTCTATTGATCTGAAAGGTAAGGTGAATGGTGCCGTTGAGACGTGTGGGGGAAACTTGTTCCATCGGTTTGACCGCTACCTCAACTTCTTGAATCCCATCATCGCTAAGAACTTTGACCCACATGCATGTGGATGGGCATATGGAATGAATGTATTCGATCTTGAGGAATGGAAGAAACAAAATATTACACAGGTTTATCACTCGTGGCAGAATCTG AATAACGAGAGGCAACTTTGGAAGCTGGGGACGTTGCCACCTGGTTTGATAACTTTCTGGAAACGGGTATACACGTTAGAAAAGTCATGGCATGTACTTGGGCTCGGGTACAACCCGAGTGTGAGCCAGAAGGAGATTGAACGAGCAGCAGTGATTCACTACAATGGGAATTTGAAACCGTGGCTCGAGATGGGGATACCCAAGTTTAGAGGTtactggagcaggtatgtggactaTGATCAGTCGTACATGCGGGATTGCAATATGAGTTGA
- the LOC118488063 gene encoding ATP-dependent 6-phosphofructokinase 2-like has translation MIQPHQNTQHVSPLSLSNFIFRPPLTTMNNPPNPHNNNLTININLVHLPHLTNTLPNLQPHTTPLDHNHFYHPSNEFYLSESDVIIRRTLFDLSRPSPSSHLAYHRAGPRKNIFYQPENVRAAIVTCGGLCPGLNTVIRELVVGLWEQYGVREIFGIKAGYRGFYSMEPVRLDVKMVHNWHKRGGTVLETSRGGFDLDKIVNAIEDHGYNQVYIIGGDGTLRGAVKIFNEIKRRKLYVGVAAIPKTVDNDVGIIDRSFGFQTAVEKAQQAISAAHVEAESAPNGIGLVKLMGRSTGHIALYATLSSRDVDCCLIPENDFYLHGKGGLFEFLDDRLKQNGHAVVVVAEGAGQDMIPRTDEQKQERDESGNPVFLDVGVWLKSELKSWWSKDHEGELFTVKYIDPTYMIRAVTANATDNLYCTLLAHSAIHGVMAGYTGFVAGPINGNYAYIPMEEIAVTKNPVDTKDHKWAWVRSVTTQPDFQRN, from the exons ATGATACAACCCCACCAAAACACTCAACACGTCTCACCACTCTCTCTGTCCAACTTCATCTTCCGACCACCGTTAACCACCATGAACAACCCACCAAACCCCCACAACAACAACCTCACCATCAACATCAACCTCGTACACCTCCCTCACCTAACCAACACCCTCCCCAACCTCCAACCACATACCACCCCATTAGACCACAACCACTTCTACCACCCCTCCAACGAATTCTACCTCTCCGAATCCGACGTCATCATCCGCCGGACCCTTTTCGACCTCTCCAGACCCTCCCCCTCCTCCCACTTAGCCTACCACCGTGCAGGCCCCCGCAAGAACATATTTTACCAGCCTGAAAATGTTCGGGCTGCTATTGTTACATGCGGGGGCCTGTGTCCCGGACTTAATACGGTTATCCGGGAGCTGGTGGTGGGGCTGTGGGAGCAGTATGGGGTCCGGGAGATATTCGGGATCAAGGCGGGTTACCGCGGGTTTTATTCGATGGAGCCGGTTAGGCTTGATGTGAAAATGGTTCATAATTGGCATAAGAGAGGTGGGACTGTGCTTGAGACTTCTAGAGGTGGTTTTGATCTTGATAAGATTGTTAATGCCATTGAAGATCATGGATATAATCAG GTATACATAATAGGGGGAGATGGAACCCTACGGGGAGCAGTAAAGATATTCAACGAAATCAAGCGTCGGAAGTTGTATGTTGGTGTCGCTGCAATTCCCAAAACAGTAGATAACGACGTCGGAATCATCGACAGATCATTCGGGTTTCAGACGGCCGTGGAGAAGGCCCAGCAAGCAATTAGTGCGGCTCACGTGGAGGCCGAGAGTGCACCCAATGGCATAGGCCTGGTTAAACTTATGGGTCGAAGCACAGGCCACATTGCTCTTTACGCAACCCTAAGCAGTCGCGACGTCGACTGCTGTTTAATACCTGAAAATGACTTTTACCTTCACGGAAAAGGCGGACTCTTCGAGTTTCTTGACGACCGGTTGAAACAAAACGGGCATGCTGTCGTGGTGGTTGCCGAAGGGGCCGGTCAGGATATGATTCCACGAACCGATGAGCAGAAACAAGAGCGAGATGAATCTGGGAATCCAGTGTTTTTAGATGTAGGGGTGTGGTTGAAATCGGAGTTGAAGAGCTGGTGGAGTAAGGATCATGAGGGTGAGTTGTTTACCGTCAAGTATATCGATCCTACATACATGATCCGAGCGGTTACGGCGAATGCGACTGATAACCTTTACTGCACGCTCTTGGCACACTCGGCAATTCATGGTGTCATGGCTGGGTACACCGGGTTTGTAGCCGGACCGATCAATGGTAACTATGCGTATATTCCGATGGAAGAGATTGCGGTCACCAAGAATCCAGTGGACACCAAAGATCATAAATGGGCATGGGTTAGATCCGTCACTACACAACCCGATTTCCAGAGGAATTGA